A genomic region of Raphanus sativus cultivar WK10039 chromosome 6, ASM80110v3, whole genome shotgun sequence contains the following coding sequences:
- the LOC108813042 gene encoding protein CELLULOSE SYNTHASE INTERACTIVE 3-like yields MVEENQTVEELLLQALELVPTALAKARTAKGFTTRWRVIITRLEKIPTCLSDLSSHPCFSKNTLCREQLQSVLQTLKESIELVCVQEKQREGKLKMQSDLDSLSSKIDLTLRDCGLLMKTGVLSEVTPTPQQQQQDSETFSVRELLARLQIGHSESKRKALEQLVEVMKDDEKAVITAIGRTNVASLVQLLTSPSARENAASVICSLAESGGCESWLLSENALPPLIRLLESGTPLAKEKAVISLQRLSFSSSETSRAIVGHGGVGPLIELCKTGDSVSQAASASTLKNISSVPEARHSLAEEGIVKAMIDVLSCGILLGSKEYAAECLQHLTSSNEALRRSVVSENGIQTLLAYLDGPLPQESGVSAIRNLVNSVPPEAYDKIVHGLVHVLRAGSTGAQQAAASTICRMATSNETKRMIGESGCIPLLVRLLEAKGGGAREVAAQAIASLVTVPRNCREVKREEKSVASLVMLLEPSPSNSAKKYAVSCLAAVCSSRKCRKLMVSHGAVGYLKKLAEMEVPGSRKLLERIEKGRLKSFFSRK; encoded by the coding sequence ATGGTGGAGGAGAATCAAACAGTTGAAGAGTTGTTACTACAAGCACTAGAGCTTGTCCCTACCGCTTTGGCAAAAGCGAGAACAGCCAAAGGCTTCACCACCAGGTGGAGAGTGATCATCACGAGACTAGAGAAGATACCGACGTGTCTATCAGATCTCTCAAGCCACCCTTGCTTCTCCAAAAACACTCTCTGCAGAGAGCAGCTCCAATCCGTTTTACAAACCCTAAAAGAATCCATCGAGCTCGTATGCGTGCAAGAGAAGCAACGAGAAGGGAAACTCAAGATGCAGAGCGATCTCGACTCCCTCTCTTCCAAAATCGATCTCACCTTGAGAGACTGCGGGCTGCTGATGAAAACAGGCGTCCTAAGCGAAGTCACTCCTACGCctcagcaacaacaacaagactCCGAAACGTTCAGCGTGAGAGAGCTGCTCGCTCGGCTTCAGATAGGTCACTCGGAGTCCAAACGCAAGGCACTCGAGCAGCTCGTCGAGGTGATGAAAGACGACGAAAAAGCCGTTATAACGGCTATAGGACGGACAAACGTCGCGTCTCTGGTTCAGCTTCTGACTTCCCCTAGCGCGAGGGAGAACGCTGCGAGTGTAATCTGCTCTCTAGCCGAATCAGGAGGATGCGAGAGCTGGCTCCTCTCAGAGAACGCATTGCCTCCGCTGATCAGACTCCTCGAATCAGGAACTCCGTTAGCTAAAGAGAAAGCCGTCATCTCCCTGCAGAGACTGTCGTTTTCATCGTCGGAGACTTCACGCGCCATCGTCGGCCACGGAGGTGTCGGTCCTTTGATAGAGCTCTGCAAAACAGGGGACTCTGTTTCTCAAGCCGCTTCGGCTTCTACTTTGAAAAACATCTCCTCTGTTCCCGAAGCGAGACATAGCCTTGCGGAGGAAGGTATCGTTAAGGCGATGATCGACGTGCTCAGCTGCGGGATCTTGCTGGGGTCTAAAGAGTACGCTGCCGAGTGTCTTCAGCATCTCACCTCGAGCAACGAAGCTCTGAGGAGATCGGTTGTATCGGAGAATGGGATTCAAACTCTCCTCGCTTACTTAGACGGACCACTCCCTCAAGAGTCAGGAGTCTCGGCGATACGCAACCTCGTTAACTCTGTTCCTCCCGAGGCTTATGACAAGATAGTTCACGGTTTAGTCCACGTTCTAAGAGCAGGATCAACGGGAGCTCAGCAGGCGGCTGCGTCGACTATCTGCAGGATGGCTACGTCGAACGAGACTAAGAGAATGATAGGGGAGTCTGGTTGTATTCCTCTGTTGGTGAGGTTGTTGGAGGCGAAAGGTGGTGGAGCTAGAGAGGTAGCTGCTCAGGCTATAGCGAGTCTTGTCACGGTTCCGAGGAATTGTAGGGAAGtgaagagagaggagaagagcgTGGCGAGTCTTGTGATGTTGCTCGAGCCTAGCCCGAGCAACTCGGCTAAGAAGTATGCGGTTTCCTGTTTGGCGGCGGTGTGTTCGAGCAGGAAGTGTAGGAAGCTGATGGTTTCTCATGGAGCTGTTGGTTATCTGAAGAAGTTGGCGGAGATGGAGGTTCCTGGTTCCAGGAAGCTTCTTGAGAGGATTGAGAAAGGGAGATTGAAAAGTTTCTTTAGTAGAAAGTAA
- the LOC108813044 gene encoding uncharacterized protein LOC108813044 produces the protein MEHDKDQDMSENKNNSNKAQDINPRFASEGCSVLLDVNDGDRLVFARLSGGAGLKIGNTRYSLKPLIGAPFGSLFQVESGSEEGSFLSRILPIKKESTSNNVTEDTRDNRELIDNNEAQNLTEEEIGAMRREGAKGDEIIEALIANSKTFDKKFQLSQDKYKLKKQKKYAPKVLLRRPFARSICEAYFKKYPARIGFLRVDALSLLLTMANVTAYSDVLVVDMVGGLVTGAVAERLGGTGYVCNTYKGNTPSSVDMVRMFNFTDKVIERIVQSSIDELSSPKTASPERVCNSEININESSASDKVEDVSVTVEARVVDDVVLLESKVIKSPKAGAKASKEAVEMWKENGFSSLIMAAQDQDPWSLAKDVLPLLSYSAPFAIYHQYLQPLATCMHNLQQGKMAINLQITEPWLREYQVLPSRTHPHMQMNSFGGYVLSGIRISTT, from the exons aTGGAGCACGATAAGGATCAGGATATGTCGGAGAATAAAAATAACAGCAACAAGGCTCAAGACATAAATCCTAGATTTGCTAGCGAAGGTTGCAGCGTTTTGCTTGACGTGAACGATGGAGACCGTCTCGTCTTCGCTCGTCTATCTGGTGGCGC TGGATTAAAAATAGGGAATACGAGGTACTCGTTAAAGCCATTGATCGGAGCTCCGTTTGGATCTCTGTTCCAAGTCGAAAGCGGATCAGAAGAAGGTTCTTTCCTCTCTCGCATTCTTCCCATCAAAAAAG AAAGTACTAGTAATAACGTTACCGAAGATACTAGAGATAATCGCGAACTTATCGACAACAATGAAGCTCAAAACCTTACTGAAGAAGAAATTGGAGCTATGCGGAG AGAGGGTGCAAAAGGAGATGAGATTATTGAAGCACTGATTGCAAACAGCAAAACATTTGACAAGAAGTTTCAGTTGTCTCAG GATAAATATAAGCTtaagaaacagaagaagtatGCACCTAAGGTGCTTCTGAGGCGTCCTTTTGCTCgaag TATCTGTGAAGCTTATTTCAAGAAATATCCAGCCAGAATCGG ATTCTTGCGAGTAGATGCGTTATCTCTTCTGTTAACAATGGCTAATGTCACCGCATACTCGGATGTGCTTGTGGTGGATATGGTCGGTGGCCTTGTCACTGGTGCAGTGGCCGAAAGGTTAGGAGGCACTGGTTATGTTTGCAATACATATAAAGGAAACACTCCTTCCTCTGTGGATATGGTTAGGATGTTCAACTTTACTGACAAGGTTATAGAGAGGATCGTGCAGTCATCTATAGACGAGCTCTCCTCACCCAAAACTGCATCTCCTGAAAGAGTTTGTAACTCTGAGATTAATATCAAT GAATCATCTGCATCTGATAAGGTTGAAGATGTATCTgtgacagttgaggccagagtaGTAGATGATGTTGTTCTCCTAGAGAGCAAAGTTATAAAATCCCCAAAAGCTGGAGCCAAAGCTTCAAAAGAAGCAGTAGAAATGTGGAAAGAAAACGGTTTCTCCag TTTAATCATGGCTGCACAAGACCAAGATCCATGGAGTTTAGCTAAAGATGTGTTGCCACTGCTCTCCTACTCTGCACCCTTTGCAATATATCATCAGTATCTACAG CCTCTGGCTACATGTATGCACAACCTTCAGCAAGGGAAGATGGCCATCAATCTGCAAATAACAGAACCGTGGCTACGCGAATATCAGGTGCTTCCATCTAGAACTCACCCTCACATGCAGATGAACTCTTTTGGTGGCTATGTCCTTAGCGGCATCAGAATCTCCACCACTTGA
- the LOC108813045 gene encoding peroxisomal membrane protein 11D, translating into MASTLDVSRAELGLVVMYLNKAEARDKLCRAIQYGSKFVSGGQPGTAQNVDKSTTLARKVFRLFKFVNDLHGLISPVPKGTPLPLALLGKSKNALLSTFLFLDQIVWLGRSGIYKNQERAELLGRISVFCWMGSSVCTTLVELGEIGRLSSSMKKIEKGLKNGNKYQDEEYRAKLKQSNERSLALIKSAMDIVVAAGLLRLYPEKITPRVTGAFGFITSLISCYQLLPTRLKIKEP; encoded by the exons ATGGCTAGTACGTTAGATGTATCGAGAGCAGAGCTTGGTCTAGTGGTTATGTATCTGAACAAAGCAGAGGCAAGGGATAAGTTATGCAGAGCTATACAGTATGGTTCAAAGTTCGTGAGCGGTGGGCAACCTGGTACTGCTCAAAACGTTGATAAATCCACTACCTTAGCCAGAAAAGTCTTCCGTCTTTTCAAG TTTGTTAATGATTTACATGGTCTTATCAGTCCTGTTCCTAAAGGGACTCCACTTCCTCTCGCTTTGCTTGGAAAG TCCAAGAACGCACTCTTGTCTACATTCTTGTTCCTGGATCAAATCGTCTGGCTTGGAAGATCAGGAATCTATAAG AACCAAGAGCGAGCTGAGTTACTTGGACGTATATCAGTTTTCTGCTGGATGGGATCATCTGTCTGTACAACTTTAGTTGAG CTCGGTGAGATTGGAAGGCTCTCATCGTCGATGAAGAAGATCGAGAAAGGGCTTAAGAATGGCAACAAGTATCAA GATGAGGAGTATCGTGCCAAGCTTAAACAGTCTAACGAGAGAAGTCTTGCTTTGATCAAATCAGCCATGGACATTGTTGTAGCAGCTGGTCTTCTTCGGTTATATCCAGAGAAGATCACTCCTCGTGTCACCGGAGCTTTTGGATTCATCACCTCCCTCATTTCTTGCTACCAG TTGCTTCCGACACGACTCAAGATCAAGGAACCTTGA